One genomic region from Cryptococcus gattii WM276 chromosome C, complete sequence encodes:
- a CDS encoding Cdc2 cyclin-dependent kinase, putative (Similar to TIGR gene model, INSD accession AAW42218.1), protein MCLDNKYKKIEKVGEGTYGVVFKAKDLETGNIVALKRIRLEAEDEGVPSTSIREISLLKELNQDDNIVKLLDIVHSEAKLYLVFEFLDMDLKKYMDTIGENEGLGLDMVKKFSYQLVKGLYFCHGRRILHRDLKPQNLLINKAGDLKIGDFGLARAFGIPLRTYTHEVVTLWYRAPEILLGSRHYSTAIDMWSVGCIIAEMATRQPLFPGDSEIDEIFRIFRVLGTPDEDVWPGVGGLPDYKPTFPQWHPVDLADVIHGFEPEGVDLIAQTLVYNPSHRISAKRALQHPYFDTVNLSAA, encoded by the exons GTACGTATGGCGTCGTGTTCAAAGCCAAAGATCTCGAAACGGGCAACATTGTCGCCCTCAAGAGGATTCGTCTTGAagcagaagatgaaggtgTACCAAGCACCTCTATCAGAGAAATCAGTTTGTTGAAAGAGTTGAACCAAGACGACAATATTGTCAA ATTGTTGGATATTGTGCATTCTGAAGCAAAGCTCTACCTCGTGTTCGAGTTTCTTGATATGGATTTGAAAAAGTATATGGATACCATTGGTGAAAATGAAGGTCTCGGTCTTGATATGGTCAAG AAATTCTCTTACCAACTCGTCAAAGGTCTCTACTTTTGCCACGGCCGCCGTATCCTTCACCGAGATCTCAAACCTCAAAATCTGTTGATCAACAAAGCTGGTGATCTCAAGATTGGTGATTTCGGTTTGGCCAGGGCGTTTGGTATCCCTCTGCGTACTTATACTCACGAA GTTGTGACATTGTGGTACCGAGCCCCCGAAATTCTCCTCGGCTCAAGGCATTACTCTACCGCTATTGACATGTGGTCCGTTGGCTGTATCATCGCGGAAATGGCTACTCGTCAACCTCTCTTCCCAGGCGACTCTGAAATCGACGAAATCTTCCGAATTTTCCG AGTTCTCGGTACACCCGACGAAGATGTTTGGCCCGGAGTCGGAGGCTTGCCCGACTACAAGCCTACTTTCCCTCAATGGCATCCTGTCGACCTCGCAGATGTTATCCATGGCTTTGAGCCCGAGGGGGTTGACTTGATTGCCCAGACTTTGGTCTATAACCCTTCTCATCGAATTTCAG CCAAACGCGCACTCCAACACCCCTACTTTGACACCGTGAACCTCTCCGCCGCATAA